The following coding sequences lie in one Arachis stenosperma cultivar V10309 chromosome 5, arast.V10309.gnm1.PFL2, whole genome shotgun sequence genomic window:
- the LOC130980653 gene encoding uncharacterized protein LOC130980653, which produces MLTHQMVTVLNPLLENTNTRIEQLNRQVNRIATVVNLEENDNQGLRFDNVNQNGGAIPNYDVHMPRHGQNADDMLERLRQNNLGGHYNLARNVEQVVNRLGFNVGCLNMPYFVSAFPECVQQAELPRGWKIPKSLTEFSGEENESTVEHIVRYTVEIGEAASNKYLKMRYFPSSLTKNAFTCLIDLFSVKPAEEESIDTYLAQFRNMRNKCFTPIPKSEVVKMATKGLEFGVRKKLVNQHTLDLSQLAERVRQIEKIKKEKENFKKGSKKVAYVDCFSDSSDSDEKEIYITELHGVLLMYANL; this is translated from the exons ATGTTAACTCATCAAATGGTGACAGTTTTAAATCCTCTTTTAGAAAACACAAACACTAGAATTGAACAATTAAATAGGCAAGTTAATAGGATTGCTACTGTGGTAAATTTAGAAGAAAATGACAACCAGGGTTTAAGATTTGATAATGTAAATCAGAACGGTGGAGCGATTCCTAATTATGATGTTCACATGCCTAGACATGGTCAAAATGCTGATGATATGTTGGAAAGACTTAGGCAAAACAACTTAGGGGGGCATTATAATCTAGCAAGAAATGTCGAACAAGTTGTAAACCGTTTGGGGTTTAATGTTGGTTGCTTAAATATGCCATATTTTGTGTCTGCTTTTCCTGAATGTGTCCAACAGGCAGAGCTTCCAAGAGGTTGGAAAATTCCAAAATCTCTTACAGAATTTTCTGGAGAAGAAAATGAGTCTACAGTAGAGCATATTGTTCGATATACTGTTGAAATTGGGGAAGCAGCTTCTAATAAATATCTCAAGATGAGatattttccttcttctttaaCAAAAAATGCATTTACATG TCTTATAGATTTATTCTCTGTCAAACCTGCAGAGGAAGAATCCATTGACACTTATTTGGCACAGTTTAGAAACATGAGAAACAAATGTTTTACTCCGATTCCAAAATCTGAAGTTGTCAAAATGGCTACTAAAGGGCTAGAATTTGGAGTTAGGAAGAAACTTGTTAATCAACATACTTTAGATCTTTCCCAATTAGCTGAGAGAGTAAGACAGATAGAGaaaattaagaaagaaaaagaaaattttaaaaagggttcAAAAAAGGTTGCATATGTTGATTGTTTTTCCGATAGTAGTGATTCAGATGAGAAAGAGATTTATATTACCGAATTACATGGGGTCCTCCTTATGTATGCAAATCTTTGA